Proteins from a genomic interval of Dehalococcoidales bacterium:
- a CDS encoding cytochrome c3 family protein — protein sequence EKPANLLAPGDQPPVACAACHDPHAFTEPKEGRYGPLSHQLRLSGEVTMPNGVTVDAEESALCVSCHANKRDLVYKADFLAKKNSRGPHGNTQADNFYGITAAAFDYDQGDYGKSAHASVVKEGCIQCHMASNPAAPEGAVADNNEVIVSHGETLLNTAGGHTWNMTGTYQGQEIENVGSCNTDGCHAGSPLTSFNRKAYGDYDGDGATEGIQDEIDGLIKLLEAQLPRDDKGNIPGSGFDKMKLSDAQLKAFWNYYLVKSDGSGGVHNTAYSVEVLQRTYKQLTGQDVPGATIR from the coding sequence CCGAGAAACCGGCTAACCTGCTGGCGCCGGGTGACCAGCCGCCGGTAGCCTGCGCCGCCTGCCATGACCCCCATGCCTTTACCGAACCGAAGGAAGGGCGTTACGGACCGCTTTCTCACCAGCTCCGCCTCAGCGGTGAGGTAACCATGCCCAACGGGGTTACCGTGGACGCCGAGGAGTCCGCCCTCTGCGTGTCCTGTCACGCCAACAAGCGAGACCTGGTTTACAAGGCTGATTTTCTGGCAAAGAAAAACAGTCGCGGGCCTCATGGTAATACCCAGGCAGATAACTTCTACGGCATCACCGCCGCCGCCTTTGACTACGACCAGGGTGATTACGGCAAGTCAGCCCATGCATCAGTAGTGAAGGAGGGTTGTATCCAGTGCCACATGGCATCTAACCCGGCCGCTCCCGAAGGAGCCGTAGCTGATAACAACGAGGTAATCGTCTCCCACGGTGAAACCCTCCTTAACACTGCCGGCGGACATACCTGGAATATGACCGGTACCTACCAGGGACAGGAGATTGAAAACGTGGGATCTTGTAATACCGACGGCTGCCATGCCGGTTCGCCTCTAACCAGCTTCAACCGCAAGGCTTACGGTGACTACGATGGTGACGGCGCTACCGAAGGTATCCAGGACGAGATTGACGGCCTTATCAAATTGCTTGAGGCACAACTGCCCAGGGATGATAAGGGCAATATCCCCGGCAGCGGTTTCGATAAAATGAAGCTCAGTGACGCTCAGCTTAAGGCTTTCTGGAACTACTACCTGGTTAAGAGTGACGGCAGTGGAGGTGTCCACAACACCGCCTACTCCGTTGAAGTGCTACAGAGAACCTACAAACAGTTGACCGGCCAGGATGTACCCGGAGCCACCATCCGGTAA